A region from the Triticum urartu cultivar G1812 chromosome 1, Tu2.1, whole genome shotgun sequence genome encodes:
- the LOC125532967 gene encoding uncharacterized protein LOC125532967 — protein MLRLSASFSLLYPPSLSPSVSHPRPRRLRALVVAASASPSARSLRLLEWGKVCRAVASFAGTAHGREATEKQLWGVESVSYERSWKLLRETEAAVRLLGSSGGALDFSGLDTVAVESAINCVSGGSVIKGQEAMAVVSLMLFVESLQVTIKAAMKQDEDSYNLLLPLTETILDAVVSKSLVKSIQDVIDDDGSVKDTAVWSFHPESTFVLLWDDVILVVICLQKIILILVFISLQKNTTFYHHFSLK, from the exons ATGCTTCGCCTCTCCGCCTCTTTCTCCCTCCTCTACCCTCCTTCTCTCTCCCCGTCCGTCTCCCACCCCCGCCCGCGCCGCCTACGCGCCCTCGtcgtcgccgcctccgcctcgccttccgCCCGCAGCCTCCGCCTCCTCGAGTGGGGCAAGGTTTGCCGCGCCGTCGCTTCGTTCGCCGGCACCGCGCACGGCCGCGAAGCCACCGAG AAGCAGCTGTGGGGTGTGGAGAGCGTGAGCTATGAGCGGAGCTGGAAGCTCCTCCGGGAGACTGAGGCGGCGGTGCGGCTGCTTGGCAGCTCCGGTGGGGCATTGGATTTCTCCGGGCTGGATACCGTCGCG GTAGAGTCAGCAATAAATTGTGTCTCTGGTGGTTCCGTGATTAAAGGCCAGGAAGCAATGGCAGTGGTTAGCCTGATGCTGTTCGTTGAATCCTTGCAAGTAACTATCAAAGCTGCTATGAAGCAAGATGAAGATTCATATAATCTGTTACTGCCCCTTACAGAAACA ATTCTAGATGCTGTTGTCAGTAAGTCACTAGTGAAGTCTATACAGGATGTCATAGATGATGATGGCTCCGTGAAAGATACTGCAGTTTGGTCCTTTCATCCCGAGTCTACTTTTGTATTGCTTTGGGATGATGTGATACTAGTTGTTATTTGCTTGCAAAAAATAATACTCATACTAGTTTTTATTTCCTTGCAAAAGAATACTACTTTTTACCACCATTTCAGTTTGAAGTGA